Proteins found in one Elephas maximus indicus isolate mEleMax1 chromosome 11, mEleMax1 primary haplotype, whole genome shotgun sequence genomic segment:
- the LOC126086337 gene encoding collagen alpha-1(I) chain-like, translating into MGRRRHGGRAIGPRLSRVTKAAGARPPAGAGGELTGINQVREERVRSGPFAPAGGRASESGPWRGAGRACVRARARASGPSRTAGEGGGLLPGTAPEAGAGALASRRAGGPGAPQPHRAHPGKGAAVAPSGNAGSGRAAEAGPAGRGPAALGRTHRTGEERGRSGRAPPHRQLTAGGRGAGDHHRGTGKRYALAGGAAPSQEPEGRGEAGAGWRRGRRGHREGGGGGGGGAEGDRTPPRSPPLPVSSSPPPPPSGQPSRARRPHAAHPPGAPRARARVRGRVAGGHHRPGRPGGDAQRGEAGSRSQTGDGVCAAGRAGRGRSTSAREALRGRPPARPSPRPRGTSPGKLPGEEVGPHTRAPLAARDGCGREAAHNGAGAVRRTDPRPHRTRRATGGPHAHAHTRTRATPAPGGWPGEGPPPTRRGEARAAAGEGRRAAPPRGRRTSPSTPGGKERGLCLRATVGGLRARRGAAAGGSGTPKAPSETTREDFLHRGRAVPTHRPPRTVGLCGRERSLPPRAHGGSASPGDARAPRSVLRPPSTRARRERGGAPQRRPRASETSPPHPASPEPGSGERAGPRGGVRALGRPAGGEEVRQSLTTDRRGPAAATQPGPPPRKGDFPRHRRKQHAGPPLLPLSLASRGSRHLRDGLERSRGTAKGPLEAHRHHLGGARGTPPPPTLAARPRTRADERGRAGFRAPAPLRTTGGRGGGARGPRAEREERSHSPRMSVPRLGAARTRPGRARQHHIDRVSAGTSEEKKTPRQGCQEAGEDSPGEDPLSASPAPPGLRKGGREDPAHGERLTREARGPGGGGAGHTLASTAATAGACDKGHAGQRARGARATPPSGTGDRGEAPRLDTWTRESRRTGPRRAAQAGRSGGGPGVTQRGERVSTNLVAQIVRFGREKSHAPRREGPAPHGEPPELRPGHWSVARPHGPQRPAPPRSSRDPLVDPRDGVTELAGAARALRASRLRCGQRGPVGEPSEGGLGKNSRAAGPLRRSGPRASPWPGRGGPGAATSARGPPERDFEKILRRSGPHAGPRPGPGRPPRATPDLRRRPR; encoded by the exons ATGGGTCGTCGCCGCCACGGGGGGCGTGCGATCGGCCCGAGGTTATCTAGAGTCACCAAAGCCGCCGGCGCCCGCCCCCCGGCCGGGGCCGGAGGGGAGCTGACCGG GATCAACCAGGTAAGGGAGGAGCGCGTTCGTTCGGGCCCGTTCGCGCCGGCGGGCGGGCGAGCGAGCGAGAGCGGGCCGTGGCGCGGGGCCGGGCGTGCgtgcgtgcgcgcgcgcgcgcgcgcaagCGGCCCCTCCCGCACcgcgggggaggggggcgggcttCTCCCGGGGACCGCCCcggaggcgggggcgggggcgctgGCGTCCCGGCGCGCGGGCGGCCCCGGCGCGCCGCAACCCCACCGCGCTCACCCGGGAAAGGGGGCCGCGGTGGCGCCCTCCGGGAACGCGGGGAGCGGGCGGGCGGCCGAGGCCGGCCCGGCCGGCCGGGGCCCGGCGGCCCTCGGACGCACGCACCGGACCGGGGAGGAGAGAGGCCGCTCCGGGAGAGCCCCCCCCCACCGGCAACTCACCGCCGGCGGGCGCGGGGCGGGGGACCACCACCGGGGAACCGGGAAGCGATACGCACTGGCGGGAGGCGCGGCCCCGAGCCAGGAGCCGGAGGGACGCGGCGAGGCCGGGGCAGGGTGGCGGCGGGGGAGACGCGGGCACCGGGaaggcggcggtggcggcggcggcggcgcggaggGGGATCGGACCCCCCCGCGGTCGCCGCCGCTCCCTGTCTCCTCCagcccaccgcccccccccagcGGGCAACCCTCACGCGCACGACGGCCACACGCCGCCCACCCGCCCGGCGCGCCCAGGGCCCGGGCCCGGGTCCGAGGGCGCGTCGCCGGGGGACACCACCGGCCGGGGAGGCCCGGTGGCGACGCCCAACGCGGCGAGGCCGGTTCGCGGTCCCAGACCGGGGACGGCGTGTGCGCGGCCggccgggcggggcggggccgatCGACGTCGGCGAGGGAGGCGCTGCGGGGGCGGCCCCCGGCACGCCCATCCCCCCGGCCCAGGGGCACATCGCCGGGAAAGCTCCCGGGTGAGGAGGTGGGCCCGCACACCCGCGCACCGCTGGCGGCACGGGACGGGTGCGGGCGGGAGGCGGCACACAACGGCGCGGGGGCCGTCCGCCGGACGGACCCCCGGCCCCACCGCACCAGGCGCGCGACGGGAGGGCCGcacgcacacgcgcacacacggACGCGCGCGACCCCGGCGCCAGGCGGCTGGCCCGGCGAAGGCCCTCCCCCGACTCGCAGGGGGGAGGCGCGGGCCGCGGCAGGCGAAGGGCGGCGCGCGGCCCCACCGCGGGGCCGGCGGACCTCTCCCTCCACACCGGGCGGGAAGGAGAGGGGGCTCTGCCTGCGAGCCACGGTCGGTGGCTTGCGCGCAAGACGAGGGGCGGCGGCTGGGGGATCCGGCACCCCCAAGGCACCCTCGGAGACGACTAGAGAAGACTTTCTTCACCGAGGACGGGCCGTCCCCACCCATCGCCCCCCAC GCACAGTGGGCCTCTGCGGCCGGGAACGGAGCCTGCCGCCTCGTGCTCACGGCGGCTCTGCCTCACCCGGGGACGCGCGTGCTCCCCGCTCCGTGCTGCGTCCACCCTCCACTCGGGCGAGGAGGGAACGGGGGGGGGCACCGCAGCGGCGACCGAGGGCCTCGGAAA CTTCTCCGCCTCATCCCGCCTCGCCGGAGCCAGGCTCCGGCGAGCGCGCGGGGCCTCGCGG AGGGGTCCGCGCTCTAGGGCGGCCCGCGGGGGGGGAGGAGGTACGACAGAGCCTAACAACGGACCGCCGGGGCCCAGCCGCGGCTACGCAGCCTGGGCCCCCACCTCGCAAGGGCGACTTCCCTCGGCACCGGCGGAAGCAACACGCGGGCCCTCCCCTCCTTCCGCTCTCGCTTGCCTCACGCGGGTCTCG GCACCTGAGGGACGGCCTGGAGCGTTCCAGGGGCACCGCCAAAGGGCCACTCGAGGCGCACCGGCACCACCTGGGTGGGGCACGCGG GACCCCGCCACCGCCGACGCTGGCCGCGAGGCCGCGAACGAGGGCAGATGAGCGAGGTCGGGCCGGATTCCGTGCCCCTGCCCCTCTGCGCACCACCGGCGGGCGGGGAGGAGGAGCGAGGGGCCCGCGCGCTGAGCGAGAAGAGCGGTCCCATTCGCCACGAATGTCCGTCCCTCGTCTTGGCGCGGCTCGGACCCGGCCCGGGAGAGCACGACAACACCACATCGATCGGGTCAGCGCAGGCACAAGCGAGGAGAAGAAGACCCCCCGCCAGGGCTGCCAGGAGGCGGGCGAGGACAGCCCCGGAGAGGACCCGCTTTCTGCCTCGCCCGCCCCGCCCGGGCTGCGGAAAGGTGGCCGCGAGGACCCCGCACACGGAGAACGCCTGACACGCGAGGCACGtgggcctgggggagggggagcggGGCACACTCTGGCGAGCACCGCGGCCACCGCGGGTGCCTGCGACAAGGGGCACGCGGGTCAGAGGGCCCGCGGCGCCCGTGCCACGCCGCCCTCGGGCACTGGAGACCGGGGGGAGGCACCGCGGCTGGACACCTGGACGCGCGAGAGCCGGCGCACGGGCCCCAGGCGGGCGGCTCAAGCGGGGAGGAGCGGGGGAGGGC CGGGAGTCACCCAGCGAGGAGAGCGTGTCAGCACCAATCTGGTGGCCCAAATCGTCCGTTTTGGGCGAGAGAAAAGCCACGCCCCGCGGCGGGAGGGGCCCGCTCCCCACGGCGAGCCCCCGGAACTGCGGCCCGGCCATTGGTCCGTAGCGCGACCCCATGGCCCCCAGCGCCCCGCCCCCCCCCGGAGCTCCCGGGATCCTCTGGTCGACCCGCGGGACGGGGTGACGGAGCTGGCCGGGGCCGCGCGGGCGCTCAGAGCCAGCCGCCTGCGCTGCGGCCAACGCGGGCCGGTCGGGGAACCCTCGGAGGGGGGACTTGGAAAAAATTCTCGGGCGGCGGGGCCCCTCCGAAGGTCCGGGCCCCGCGCGAGTCCGTGgccgggccggggcgggccgggggcggCAACCTCGGCCCGGGGACCCCCGGAGCGGGACTTTGAAAAAATTCTCCGACGGTCCGGACCCCACGCGGGACCGCGCCCGGGCCCGGGGCGCCCTCCGCGGGCCACCCCGGACCTACGCCGGAGGCCCCGGTGA
- the LOC126086338 gene encoding collagen alpha-1(I) chain-like, whose protein sequence is MGRRRHGGRAIGPRLSRVTKAAGARPPAGAGGELTGINQVREERVRSGPFAPAGGRASESGPWRGAGRACVRARARASGPSRTAGEGGGLLPGTAPEAGAGALASRRAGGPGAPQPHRAHPGKGAAVAPSGNAGSGRAAEAGPAGRGPAALGRTHRTGEERGRSGRAPPHRQLTAGGRGAGDHHRGTGKRYALAGGAAPSQEPEGRGEAGAGWRRGRRGHREGGGGGGGGAEGDRTPPRSPPLPVSSSPPPPPSGQPSRARRPHAAHPPGAPRARARVRGRVAGGHHRPGRPGGDAQRGEACSRSQTGDGVCAAGRAGRGRSTSAREALRGRPPARPSPRPRGTSPGKLPGEEVGPHTRAPLAARDGCGREAAHNGAGAVRRTDPRPHRTRRATGGPHAHAHTRTRATPAPGGWPGEGPPPTRRGEARAAAGEGRRAAPPRGRRTSPSTPGGKERGLCLRATVGGLRARRGAAAGGSGTPKAPSETTREDFLHRGRAVPTHRPPRTVGLCGRERSLPPRAHGGSASPGDARAPRSVLRPPSTRARRERGGAPQRRPRASETSPPHPASPEPGSGERAGPRGGVRALGRPAGGEEVRQSLTTDRRGPAAATQPGPPPRKGDFPRHRRKQHAGPPLLPLSLASRGSRHLRDGLERSRGTAKGPLEAHRHHLGGARGTPPPPTLAARPRTRADERGRAGFRAPAPLRTTGGRGGGARGPRAEREERSHSPRMSVPRLGAARTRPGRARQHHIDRVSAGTSEEEKTPRQGCQEAGEDSPGEDPLSASPAPPGLRKGGREDPAHGERLTREARGPGGGGAGHTLASTAATAGACDKGHAGQRARGARATPPSGTGDRGEAPRLDTWTRESRRTGPRRAAQAGRSGGGRGPSVDQRLRTRPGFPSAQRESPSEESVSAPIWWPKSSVLGERKATPRGGRGPLPTASPRNCGPAIGP, encoded by the exons ATGGGTCGTCGCCGCCACGGGGGGCGTGCGATCGGCCCGAGGTTATCTAGAGTCACCAAAGCCGCCGGCGCCCGCCCCCCGGCCGGGGCCGGAGGGGAGCTGACCGG GATCAACCAGGTAAGGGAGGAGCGCGTTCGTTCGGGCCCGTTCGCGCCGGCGGGCGGGCGAGCGAGCGAGAGCGGGCCGTGGCGCGGGGCCGGGCGTGCgtgcgtgcgcgcgcgcgcgcgcgcaagCGGCCCCTCCCGCACcgcgggggaggggggcgggcttCTCCCGGGGACCGCCCcggaggcgggggcgggggcgctgGCGTCCCGGCGCGCGGGCGGCCCCGGCGCGCCGCAACCCCACCGCGCTCACCCGGGAAAGGGGGCCGCGGTGGCGCCCTCCGGGAACGCGGGGAGCGGGCGGGCGGCCGAGGCCGGCCCGGCCGGCCGGGGCCCGGCGGCCCTCGGACGCACGCACCGGACCGGGGAGGAGAGAGGCCGCTCCGGGAGAGCCCCCCCCCACCGGCAACTCACCGCCGGCGGGCGCGGGGCGGGGGACCACCACCGGGGAACCGGGAAGCGATACGCACTGGCGGGAGGCGCGGCCCCGAGCCAGGAGCCGGAGGGACGCGGCGAGGCCGGGGCAGGGTGGCGGCGGGGGAGACGCGGGCACCGGGaaggcggcggtggcggcggcggcggcgcggaggGGGATCGGACCCCCCCGCGGTCGCCGCCGCTCCCTGTCTCCTCCagcccaccgcccccccccagcGGGCAACCCTCACGCGCACGACGGCCACACGCCGCCCACCCGCCCGGCGCGCCCAGGGCCCGGGCCCGGGTCCGAGGGCGCGTCGCCGGGGGACACCACCGGCCGGGGAGGCCCGGTGGCGACGCCCAACGCGGCGAGGCCTGTTCGCGGTCCCAGACCGGGGACGGCGTGTGCGCGGCCggccgggcggggcggggccgatCGACGTCGGCGAGGGAGGCGCTGCGGGGGCGGCCCCCGGCACGCCCATCCCCCCGGCCCAGGGGCACATCGCCGGGAAAGCTCCCGGGTGAGGAGGTGGGCCCGCACACCCGCGCACCGCTGGCGGCACGGGACGGGTGCGGGCGGGAGGCGGCACACAACGGCGCGGGGGCCGTCCGCCGGACGGACCCCCGGCCCCACCGCACCAGGCGCGCGACGGGAGGGCCGcacgcacacgcgcacacacggACGCGCGCGACCCCGGCGCCAGGCGGCTGGCCCGGCGAAGGCCCTCCCCCGACTCGCAGGGGGGAGGCGCGGGCCGCGGCAGGCGAAGGGCGGCGCGCGGCCCCACCGCGGGGCCGGCGGACCTCTCCCTCCACACCGGGCGGGAAGGAGAGGGGGCTCTGCCTGCGAGCCACGGTCGGTGGCTTGCGCGCAAGACGAGGGGCGGCGGCTGGGGGATCCGGCACCCCCAAGGCACCCTCGGAGACGACTAGAGAAGACTTTCTTCACCGAGGACGGGCCGTCCCCACCCATCGCCCCCCAC GCACAGTGGGCCTCTGCGGCCGGGAACGGAGCCTGCCGCCTCGTGCTCACGGCGGCTCTGCCTCACCCGGGGACGCGCGTGCTCCCCGCTCCGTGCTGCGTCCACCCTCCACTCGGGCGAGGAGGGAACGGGGGGGGGCACCGCAGCGGCGACCGAGGGCCTCGGAAA CTTCTCCGCCTCATCCCGCCTCGCCGGAGCCAGGCTCCGGCGAGCGCGCGGGGCCTCGCGG AGGGGTCCGCGCTCTAGGGCGGCCCGCGGGGGGGGAGGAGGTACGACAGAGCCTAACAACGGACCGCCGGGGCCCAGCCGCGGCTACGCAGCCTGGGCCCCCACCTCGCAAGGGCGACTTCCCTCGGCACCGGCGGAAGCAACACGCGGGCCCTCCCCTCCTTCCGCTCTCGCTTGCCTCACGCGGGTCTCG GCACCTGAGGGACGGCCTGGAGCGTTCCAGGGGCACCGCCAAAGGGCCACTCGAGGCGCACCGGCACCACCTGGGTGGGGCACGCGG GACCCCGCCACCGCCGACGCTGGCCGCGAGGCCGCGAACGAGGGCAGATGAGCGAGGTCGGGCCGGATTCCGTGCCCCTGCCCCTCTGCGCACCACCGGCGGGCGGGGAGGAGGAGCGAGGGGCCCGCGCGCTGAGCGAGAAGAGCGGTCCCATTCGCCACGAATGTCCGTCCCTCGTCTTGGCGCGGCTCGGACCCGGCCCGGGAGAGCACGACAACACCACATCGATCGGGTCAGCGCAGGCACAAGCGAGGAGGAGAAGACCCCCCGCCAGGGCTGCCAGGAGGCGGGCGAGGACAGCCCCGGAGAGGACCCGCTTTCTGCCTCGCCCGCCCCGCCCGGGCTGCGGAAAGGTGGCCGCGAGGACCCCGCACACGGAGAACGCCTGACACGCGAGGCACGtgggcctgggggagggggagcggGGCACACTCTGGCGAGCACCGCGGCCACCGCGGGTGCCTGCGACAAGGGGCACGCGGGTCAGAGGGCCCGCGGCGCCCGTGCCACGCCGCCCTCGGGCACTGGAGACCGGGGGGAGGCACCGCGGCTGGACACCTGGACGCGCGAGAGCCGGCGCACGGGCCCCAGGCGGGCGGCTCAAGCGGGGAGGAGCGGGGGAGGGCGTGGGCCGTCGGTGGACCAGCGTCTACGGACCCGTCCAGGTTTCCCATCTGCTCAGCGGGAGTCACCCAGCGAGGAGAGCGTGTCAGCACCAATCTGGTGGCCCAAATCGTCCGTTTTGGGCGAGAGAAAAGCCACGCCCCGCGGCGGGAGGGGCCCGCTCCCCACGGCGAGCCCCCGGAACTGCGGCCCGGCCATTGGTCCGTAG